A region from the Gymnogyps californianus isolate 813 chromosome 14, ASM1813914v2, whole genome shotgun sequence genome encodes:
- the CSF1R gene encoding macrophage colony-stimulating factor 1 receptor — MGPTLLLLLTASGVWHGSASPVISPDLPALVVSTGDPVILHCSGESEVKWTSRKDTFSNHTSSTLSIPKATYRDTGTYNCAYVNSSDKGVATVHLFVRDPNNVWYTPTFRIFVTKGGNAELPCLITAPEYGSSVTLIMDDASHLSPGTNYSFSTEKGITLYNVQSKQKGFYRCQAVINGKIEKSSRIRLIVEEALEKPVSVMMDPIDHVRIVGEPFKVTCRVIAPSHKYDIRWVTAAKSVRRTKKPSFENENYFISDTLSVPAVTMEDSGKYTCIANNSAGFRNASTMLQVVERGYVFLTPVQATSQEVALGESLKLQVHVEAYPELLHWGWEHTNPLKNSGTTTFKGQMISGNNWYNNTLFLNRLQEGEGGLYTFYALNNEINASVTFSISVKSPPRVCKIKVPANDSSILQCMAIGYPAPRMEWYQCPIHSDRYNEDYRLLLNDSSPQVVNMLPFREVEVESVVPFQELGANFTFCCVAINREGNASDMFHSLTITRNVMAPPNKLFSPILSTCIGTSVLLLLLLLFLLYKYNQKPKYQVRWKIIEACEGNNYIFIDPTQLPYNEKWEFPRNNLQFGKTLGAGAFGKVVEATAFGLGKEDSVLKVAVKMLKSSADTDEQEALMSELKIMSHLGHHENIVNLLGACTYGGPILVITEYCRYGDLLNFLRKKAESIIIQDSALDTSLDSAADYKNIDLEKKYIRSDSGFSSQGLETYVEMRPVSSSSSSASSDSAQARGKSSEEEDETREDLRPLNLSDLLQFSSQVAQGMAFLASKNCIHRDLAARNVLISDGRVAKICDFGLARDIMNDSNYVVKGNARLPVKWMAPESIFDCIYTVQSDVWSYGILLWEIFSLGKSPYPGMVVNSKFYSMVKQGYQMARPDFAPLEMYSIMQACWSLEPTQRPTFDQIGCFIQKELEVHKEQDYTNLPSTAEEDSGCDTSGCCEESCEQEESGQPLLKSNNYQFC, encoded by the exons GCTCGGCATCCCCAGTGATCAGTCCTGACCTCCCTGCTCTGGTTGTCAGCACAGGTGATCCAGTCATCTTGCACTGCTCAGGAGAGTCCGAAGTTAAATGGACAAGCCGAAAGGATACATTCAGCAACCACACCAGCAGCACGCTCAGTATTCCCAAGGCCACTTACAGGGATACAGGCACCTATAATTGTGCTTATGTCAACAGCAGTGACAAGGGCGTTGCAACTGTGCATCTGTTTGTGCGAG ATCCCAATAATGTGTGGTACACCCCAACTTTTCGGATCTTCGTGACCAAAGGTGGTAATGCTGAGCTCCCCTGTCTCATCACGGCCCCCGAGTATGGATCCAGCGTGACTCTGATAATGGATGACGCCTCTCATCTCTCACCCGGGACCAACTATTCTTTCAGTACTGAGAAAGGAATAACACTTTACAATGtgcaaagcaagcagaaggGCTTTTACCGATGCCAAGCAgtgataaatggaaaaatagagAAGTCATCAAGAATAAGACTGATTGTGGAAGAAG CACTGGAGAAGCCTGTATCAGTGATGATGGACCCTATAGACCATGTGCGAATCGTGGGCGAACCTTTCAAAGTCACTTGCAGAGTAATTGCTCCTTCCCACAAGTACGACATCAGATGGGTGACAGCAGCAAAGAGC GTCAGGAGAACTAAAAAGCCTAGCTTTGAAAACGAGAACTACTTCATCAGCGACACCCTGTCCGTTCCAGCAGTGACCATGGAAGATAGTGGGAAATACACTTGCATAGCTAACAATTCAGCAGGATTCAGGAATGCCTCGACAATGCTTCAGGTAGTAG AGAGAGGTTATGTGTTCCTGACCCCAGTGCAAGCCACCAGCCAGGAGGTTGCTTTGGGAGAGAGTCTGAAGCTGCAGGTCCACGTTGAGGCTTACCCAGAACTTCTCCactggggctgggagcacaCAAACCCCTTGAAGAACTCTGGGACCACCACATTCAAGGGCCAAATGATCTCTGGAAACAACTG GTATAACAACACGCTCTTCCTGAACCGCctgcaggaaggagagggaggtcTCTACACCTTTTATGCCCTCAACAATGAGATCAATGCATCAGTTAccttcagtatttctgtgaaat CTCCTCCAAGGGTCTGCAAAATCAAGGTGCCAGCCAATGACTCCAGCATCCTCCAGTGCATGGCCATTGGCTACCCTGCCCCACGCATGGAGTGGTACCAGTGCCCCATTCACTCTGACAG ATACAACGAGGACTATAGGTTGCTACTGAATGACTCCAGTCCCCAGGTGGTGAACATGTTGCCCTTCCGAGAGGTGGAGGTGGAGAGCGTTGTCCCGTTCCAGGAGCTGGGTGCCAATTTCACCTTCTGCTGTGTGGCCATTAACAGAGAGGGGAACGCTTCTGACATGTTTCACTCGCTCACCATCACCA GAAATGTCATGGCCCCCCCAAACAAGCTCTTCAGCCCCATTCTCTCCACCTGCATAGGCACATCggtcctgctgctcctcctactcctcttcctcctctacaAGTACAACCAG AAACCCAAGTACCAGGTGCGGTGGAAGATCATTGAGGCCTGTGAAGGGAATAACTACATCTTTATCGATCCCACTCAGCTGCCATACAATGAAAAATGGGAGTTTCCCAGGAATAACCTCCAGTTTG gaAAAACTCTTGGAGCAGGAGCCTTTGGAAAAGTGGTAGAAGCCACCGCTTTTGGGCTGGGCAAAGAAGATTCGGTCCTCAAAGTGGCTGTGAAAATGCTAAAGT CATCGGCAGACACAGATGAGCAGGAGGCTCTCATGTCTGAGCTGAAGATCATGAGTCACTTGGGACACCACGAGAATATTGTTAACCTGCTGGGAGCATGTACCTATGGAG GCCCAATCCTTGTCATCACTGAGTACTGTCGCTACGGAGATCTGCTGAATTTCCTGCGGAAGAAGGCTGAATCCATAATTATCCAGGATTCTGCCCTGGACACCTCTTTAGACAGTGCTGCTGATTACAAAAATATTGACCTAGAGAAGAAATACATCCGCAG TGACAGTGGCTTTTCGAGCCAGGGTTTGGAAACATATGTTGAAATGAGGCCTgtgtcatcatcatcatcttcagcGTCATCAGATTCTGCGCAAGCCAGGG GGAAAAGctcagaggaagaagatgaaacCAGGGAGGACCTCCGTCCCCTCAATCTCTCGGACCTGCTACAGTTCTCCAGCCAGGTGGCCCAGGGCATGGCATTCCTCGCATCAAAGAAC TGCATCCACCGTGACTTAGCAGCCAGGAATGTGCTCATATCAGATGGACGAGTAGCCAAGATCTGTGACTTCGGCCTGGCCCGTGATATCATGAATGACTCGAACTATGTTGTAAAAGGCAAT GCCCGCCTGCCCGTGAAATGGATGGCCCCAGAGAGCATCTTTGACTGCATTTACACAGTGCAGAGCGATGTGTGGTCTTACGGCATCCTTCTCTGGGAGATCTTCTCCCTTG GTAAAAGTCCATATCCCGGCATGGTGGTGAACAGCAAGTTCTACAGCATGGTGAAGCAGGGATACCAGATGGCCAGGCCCGACTTCGCTCCCTTGGAAAT GTACAGCATCATGCAGGCATGCTGGAGCCTGGAGCCCACACAGAGACCTACCTTCGACCAGATCGGCTGCTTCATCCAGAAAGAACTGGAGGTGCATAAGGAGCAG gACTACACCAACCTCCCCTCCACTGCTGAGGAAGACAGTGGCTGCGATACCTCCGGCTGCTGTGAGGAGTCCTGTGAGCAAGAGGAGAGCGGCCAGCCCCTTCTCAAGAGCAACAACTACCAGTTCTGTTAG